Proteins encoded together in one Thermodesulfovibrionales bacterium window:
- a CDS encoding aspartate kinase, translating into MLVVQKYGGTSVANPERIKAVAARVVRTAGEGHRVVVVVSAMAGETDKLITLAQQVSTNPREREMDLLLSSGERVTSALTAMAIEELGQKAMAFTGRQVGIITDTIHTRAKIEKITGERVKKALMEGYIIVVAGFQGVTEQEDVTTLGRGGSDLSAVAIASALNADLCEIYTDVDGVYTTDPNIVPEAR; encoded by the coding sequence ATGCTCGTCGTTCAGAAATACGGGGGCACGTCGGTTGCTAATCCGGAGCGAATAAAGGCTGTTGCCGCGCGCGTGGTGAGAACCGCGGGGGAAGGGCATCGGGTGGTGGTCGTCGTCTCTGCGATGGCCGGAGAGACAGACAAATTAATAACCCTTGCCCAGCAGGTCTCGACGAATCCGCGCGAGAGAGAGATGGACCTGCTCCTTTCCTCAGGTGAGCGGGTCACGAGCGCACTTACGGCAATGGCGATTGAAGAACTCGGCCAGAAGGCGATGGCCTTTACCGGACGCCAGGTCGGGATAATCACCGATACGATTCATACCAGGGCAAAGATAGAAAAGATTACCGGAGAACGGGTGAAGAAGGCCCTCATGGAAGGCTACATCATTGTCGTGGCCGGTTTCCAGGGAGTCACCGAGCAAGAGGATGTAACGACCCTCGGCAGGGGCGGTTCCGACCTTTCTGCGGTTGCTATCGCTTCTGCGCTGAATGCGGACCTCTGCGAAATCTATACCGACGTGGACGGCGTCTACACCACAGACCCGAACATAGTCCCTGAGGCGAGG
- a CDS encoding LapA family protein — protein sequence MVTIALLLIIVAFVAIFSVQNATPVAITFLFWRFEASLAIVIFLSVLCGVLITVIVLSSRSIRRSLKKETKSSVGAGDVERR from the coding sequence ATGGTTACTATTGCTTTACTGCTCATCATCGTCGCATTCGTCGCGATATTTTCTGTCCAGAACGCCACCCCCGTCGCCATTACATTCCTCTTTTGGAGGTTCGAGGCGTCGCTGGCGATAGTCATATTTCTCTCGGTGCTCTGCGGTGTCCTCATAACGGTGATTGTCCTATCTTCACGCTCGATACGCCGCTCCCTGAAGAAGGAGACCAAAAGCTCCGTCGGCGCCGGAGACGTCGAAAGACGCTGA
- a CDS encoding mechanosensitive ion channel family protein, whose translation MDITIKRIIAPLIAVLISASILMVVRGVAFTFLHRWAERKGQKKIEDIVRTALRTPSVYWCIAIAIHSGIGFSDLPERYVFYLSKAIHVLVVFSVTVAAANLAGKIFRDYIQQSRLSIPSTGLAHGMVKGTILIIGLLISLSVLGISVTPLITALGIGGLAVALALKDTLENLFAGIHILVEKSIRVGDLIKLETGQEGYVEDITWRTTWIRMAPNNMVIIPNSRLTQSIVTNFHLPGKQMALSIPVAVSYASDPEVVERVLMEEVKRAVGEIPGLLGDPGASAMLIPGFGENSLNFTLTCQVREFSEKDLVQHELRKRIIRRFKAEGIAIPFPQRMVHLRGERETGEDGRGEGHENV comes from the coding sequence ATGGACATTACGATTAAGCGAATTATCGCACCCCTTATCGCTGTCCTCATCTCAGCGTCGATACTCATGGTCGTTCGGGGAGTGGCCTTCACCTTCCTCCATCGCTGGGCGGAAAGAAAAGGGCAGAAGAAGATCGAAGATATCGTCAGAACGGCCCTGAGAACCCCTTCCGTTTACTGGTGCATCGCCATCGCAATTCACAGCGGGATCGGGTTCTCTGACCTTCCGGAAAGGTATGTCTTTTATCTGAGTAAGGCTATTCATGTCCTCGTGGTCTTCTCGGTCACCGTTGCTGCCGCTAACCTCGCGGGAAAGATCTTCAGGGACTATATTCAGCAGTCGCGCCTGTCCATCCCGTCAACGGGTCTTGCCCACGGGATGGTGAAGGGCACCATACTCATTATAGGCCTCCTCATCTCCCTTTCCGTTCTCGGAATCTCGGTAACCCCCCTGATTACGGCTCTCGGCATCGGAGGGCTCGCCGTCGCTCTTGCGCTTAAGGATACGCTCGAAAACCTCTTTGCGGGAATCCATATACTCGTCGAAAAGTCGATACGGGTGGGAGACCTGATTAAGCTCGAGACGGGCCAGGAGGGGTATGTAGAGGACATCACCTGGAGGACCACATGGATACGGATGGCCCCGAACAACATGGTCATAATCCCGAACAGCAGGCTCACGCAGAGTATCGTCACAAATTTTCATCTGCCCGGAAAGCAGATGGCCCTGTCAATACCGGTGGCGGTGAGTTATGCTTCCGATCCTGAAGTAGTTGAACGGGTGCTCATGGAAGAGGTGAAACGCGCGGTCGGGGAGATACCGGGTCTGCTCGGAGACCCCGGGGCTTCAGCGATGCTCATTCCGGGTTTCGGAGAGAACTCTCTGAATTTCACCCTTACCTGTCAGGTGAGGGAATTCTCAGAGAAGGATCTCGTTCAGCACGAATTAAGAAAACGGATTATCAGGAGATTCAAGGCCGAAGGGATAGCGATACCGTTCCCGCAGCGGATGGTACACCTCAGAGGCGAACGAGAGACCGGAGAGGATGGGAGGGGTGAAGGGCATGAAAACGTATGA
- a CDS encoding dihydrolipoyl dehydrogenase, producing MKTYDIIVVGAGDVGLGITFKALAAGFRVALIEKGNVGGTCINVGCVPSKTLIYPADRIMEIREAAKLGIHAEITRIDFGMIMQRMKDAVTGGRNSIRDALKDSESLDFYNEEGRFIKDYTLELKSGKIKGRKIFIASGARPMIPQIKGIDAIDYLTNEGVLELERRPESVCIIGGGYIGVEYGHFFAAMGTDVTIVQMNRLLIPHEEPEISELLQKEMSRRMRVLTGTEVAEVRHDSGGYAVLLRDGKTGGEKEIKAEKIMVATGRRPNADLLKVENTGVETDETGFIKVDDYLRTSKKNIWALGDAIGKQMFTHAGDKEAELAWHNANSKKKVRMDFLAVPHAVFTRPEIASVGLTEEQARKDHDVMVGKAKYSDTVKGSAMGEEESFAKAIVEKKSGRILGFHIIGPDASILIQEIVNAVATGRDMKSVTESMHIFPALSDLITETLNNLE from the coding sequence ATGAAAACGTATGACATAATCGTAGTCGGCGCTGGTGATGTCGGTCTGGGGATAACCTTTAAGGCATTGGCGGCAGGATTCAGAGTCGCCCTCATAGAGAAAGGGAACGTCGGCGGGACCTGTATCAATGTGGGGTGTGTGCCGTCGAAGACGTTGATCTACCCTGCCGACAGGATAATGGAGATCAGAGAAGCGGCAAAACTCGGAATTCACGCCGAGATAACCCGTATCGATTTCGGCATGATTATGCAGCGGATGAAAGACGCCGTCACCGGAGGCCGGAATTCGATCAGGGATGCGTTAAAGGATTCCGAATCCCTCGATTTCTACAACGAAGAGGGACGCTTCATTAAGGACTACACCCTCGAACTCAAGAGCGGGAAGATAAAAGGCAGGAAGATCTTCATCGCTTCGGGTGCCCGTCCCATGATCCCGCAGATCAAAGGCATCGATGCGATCGATTATCTGACGAATGAAGGCGTCCTCGAACTCGAGAGGAGACCGGAGAGCGTCTGCATTATCGGCGGCGGATATATCGGCGTCGAATACGGACATTTTTTCGCAGCGATGGGAACAGATGTGACCATAGTGCAGATGAACAGGCTGTTGATCCCTCATGAAGAGCCGGAGATAAGCGAGCTCCTGCAGAAAGAGATGTCGAGGCGTATGCGCGTTCTTACCGGCACGGAGGTGGCGGAGGTCCGGCATGACAGCGGCGGATATGCGGTTCTTCTCAGGGACGGGAAGACCGGTGGGGAAAAAGAAATCAAGGCAGAGAAGATTATGGTCGCAACCGGCAGAAGACCGAACGCCGATCTCCTGAAGGTCGAAAACACGGGGGTGGAGACGGACGAGACGGGATTCATAAAGGTCGACGATTATCTCAGGACGAGCAAGAAGAACATATGGGCGCTCGGTGATGCCATCGGAAAACAGATGTTCACCCATGCGGGCGACAAAGAGGCCGAACTTGCGTGGCATAATGCAAACTCGAAAAAGAAGGTGAGGATGGATTTTCTTGCCGTACCCCATGCTGTTTTCACCCGTCCGGAGATAGCGTCTGTCGGGTTAACGGAGGAGCAGGCGAGAAAAGATCATGACGTCATGGTCGGTAAGGCAAAGTATTCGGACACGGTGAAGGGCAGTGCCATGGGGGAAGAAGAGAGTTTCGCGAAGGCGATTGTCGAAAAGAAGAGCGGCAGGATTCTCGGCTTCCATATCATCGGCCCCGACGCCTCTATCCTTATTCAGGAGATCGTCAACGCAGTGGCAACGGGGCGTGACATGAAATCGGTCACAGAGAGCATGCATATCTTCCCGGCCCTTTCGGATCTCATAACGGAAACACTGAATAATCTGGAATAG
- a CDS encoding cold-shock protein: MANGTVKWFNDSKGFGFITSEDGTDVFVHHSSIQGNGFKSLAEGDAVSFDSEKGPKGLKAINVVKL; encoded by the coding sequence ATGGCTAATGGAACAGTGAAGTGGTTCAACGATTCCAAGGGATTCGGTTTTATCACGAGCGAAGATGGCACCGACGTGTTCGTCCACCATTCTTCCATCCAGGGCAATGGGTTTAAGTCCCTTGCCGAGGGTGACGCAGTCAGCTTCGATTCCGAAAAAGGCCCGAAGGGCCTTAAGGCGATCAATGTAGTGAAACTCTAA